The following coding sequences lie in one Rutidosis leptorrhynchoides isolate AG116_Rl617_1_P2 chromosome 6, CSIRO_AGI_Rlap_v1, whole genome shotgun sequence genomic window:
- the LOC139855714 gene encoding vacuolar cation/proton exchanger 3-like, whose product MDSTQPWLLENGSVKKLTRETRHGHGHSRTAHNMSASSLRRKSDRALVSKVPCSTIRKFLANLQEVILGTKLAILFIAIPFAIAAQHLGFSRPWVFSLSLLGLIPLAERVSFLTEQIAFYTGPTVGGLLNATCGNATELIIAIFALMDNKVDVVKYSLLGSILSNLLLVLGTSLLCGGIANVSVEQKFDRKQADVNTALLLLGLLCHVLPLMYRYAAGSGESTAADALSTTKAILNLSRANCVVMLFAYLAYLIFQLWTHRHIFEAQEEENEDGSEEETAVIGFWSGMIWLFGMTAVISLLSEYLVDTIEAASTSWGISVSFISIIVLPIVGNAAEHAGAVIFAFKNKLDITLGVALGSATQIAVFVVPMSVIVSWIVGIKMNLDFNLIETGSLAITIIAVAFTLQDGTSHYLKGVVLLLCYFVIGTSFYVQTSPHAHGPNGIRPISSNIGIVRI is encoded by the exons ATGGATTCTACCCAACCATGGCTACTTGAAAATGGTTCGGTCAAGAAGCTAACGAGGGAAACTAGGCATGGTCATGGTCATAGCCGAACGGCCCATAATATGTCCGCTTCTTCCCTTCGCAGAAAGTCCGATAGGGCCCTTGTATCTAAAGTTCCTTGTTCAACCATTAGAAAATTCTTGGCTAATCTTCAAGAAGTTATTTTGGGTACTAAATTAGCAATCCTTTTTATTGCCATTCCTTTCGCCATTGCTGCCCAACACTTGGGGTTTTCAAGG CCATGGGTTTTTTCATTGAGTTTACTTGGATTAATTCCACTTGCCGAACGTGTTAGCTTCCTAACAGA GCAAATTGCTTTTTACACTGGTCCAACAG TGGGAGGACTGTTGAATGCAACATGTGGAAATGCAACGGAGTTGATAATAGCAATATTTGCATTAATGGATAATAAAGTTGATGTTGTCAAATATTCTCTGTTGGGCTCCATTTTATCCAACCTTCTTCTGGTTCTTGGCACTTCTCTTCTGTGTGGTGGCATTGCTAATGTCTCAGTTGAACAAAAGTTTGATAGG AAACAAGCAGATGTGAACACAGCGTTACTATTGTTGGGGCTGTTGTGCCATGTGTTGCCACTCATGTACAGATATGCAGCTGGAAGTGGTGAAAGTACAGCTGCTGATGCATTGAGTACAACTAAAGCAATACTGAATTTGTCCAGAGCTAATTGTGTTGTCATGCTTTTTGCTTACTTAGCTTACCTCATCTTTCAACTATGGACTCATCGTCATATCTTTGAAGCACAAGAG GAAGAGAATGAGGATGGGAGTGAAGAAGAAACAGCAGTAATTGGATTTTGGAGTGGAATGATTTGGCTATTTGGAATGACTGCAGTTATCTCATTGTTATCTGAATACTTGGTGGACACTATTGAG GCAGCCTCAACTTCATGGGGAATATCAGTGAGTTTCATTAGCATCATAGTGCTACCAATTGTTGGAAATGCAGCAGAACATGCAGGAGCAGTCATCTTTGCTTTCAAGAATAAACTG GACATAACTCTGGGTGTGGCACTTGGTTCTGCAACCCAAATTGCTGTTTTTGTG GTTCCGATGAGCGTTATTGTTTCTTGGATAGTTGGCATAAAAATGAATCTTGATTTCAATCTAATTGAAACTGGTTCTCTTGCTATCACAATTATAGCAGTAGCTTTTACATTACAG GATGGAACTTCTCATTACCTAAAAGGAGTAGTCCTTCTACTTTGTTATTTTGTCATTGGAACTAGTTTCTATGTACAAACTTCTCCACATG CACACGGGCCCAATGGTATCAGACCGATATCATCAAACATTGGAATCGTTAGAATTTGA